From a region of the Papilio machaon chromosome 26, ilPapMach1.1, whole genome shotgun sequence genome:
- the LOC106707378 gene encoding cytochrome c oxidase subunit 6C-like: protein MADKAVSTIAKPQMRGLLNNVIKRNLITAITLAAVAGFSFKQLVGNERKRRYAEFYRTYDAEKEFEEMRQKGLFQSC, encoded by the exons ATGGCAGACAAGGCAGTATCAACCATAGCGAAGCCACAGATGCGCGGGCTTCTCAACAATGTCATCAAACGCAATCTGATTACGGCAATAACATTGGCCGCTGTGGCTGGCTTCAGTTTCAAGCAGCTCGTCGGAAACGAACGCAAGAGGCGGTATGCTGAATTCTACAg gaCATATGATGCGGAGAAGGAATTCGAAGAGATGCGCCAAAAAGGTCTGTTCCAATCCTGCTAA